CATCCAGGTCGAACCCGAAGTCGGAGAGCAGCAGATCCATCCCCGCCAGGGCGCACTGCCACCTCGCATCGCCGTCCAGCCCCTCCAGCGCCTCCAGCGTCGCGAGGACCGCCTCACTGTCGATGTGGAAGAACGCCTCGGCCAGGCGCATTCCCTCGCTGCCTCCGTACCGCTCCAGCTCGCGGACATAGGTGTCCAGCTGGAACCGCTTGAGGCGTCCCTCCTGGAGGAGGGGGGCCAGGGCGTCGTGCAGGCGCGGCAGGGCCTCCCGGAGGAGTGCGTCCGGTGGGCCGTGCAGCCTCAGGCGCAGGTGATGCTCGGGGTCCGAGTAGCGCAGGAAGTGCCACTGGTCGGCGCTGCCCGACGCCATGAGCGCCCTCACCACGGGGGCGACGTCCTCGAGCAGGAGCCGATCGGCGAGGCCGGAGCCGACGTGGAGCCGGGCATACAGCCACTCGGAGCCCGGTGGGAAACTCCGTCTCCCAGCGGGGAGGGACGACGGCGGGCGAGGGGAGGCTTCCTTCCGCTCAGCCTCCCGGTTCACGAAGGGGATGATCAGCTCGTGGACGTACGCGCCTTCAGGGCCCCTGACGCACAGCGCCTCTGGCGCCGGCCACATCTCCGTCAGGCTCACCGCCCGCCGCCGCGCCGCGAGCGCCACGAAGGACTCCACGCAGAGCACGTTCTCCAGGTCCACCGGCAGCTCGTTGTCGCCATCCGCGAGCAGGACGAACCTGGGCAGGCCCAGCTGCGTCCGGAGCTCCAGCATCCGGCGGGCCTGCTCGTGGGTGGGGCCTTGCGCCAGCGCCTCCAGCACATTCGCGCGGAGCAGCCAGCGCGCCCTGGCGAGGACGACGCGCCCGGCGACGACCCTCGGCAGGAAGGGCGCGCCCTCCAACGCGCCCCACCTCCAGGCCAGGCCGCCTGCGTGCCCTTCGCTCTGGAGTGCCCCGAGGAACCGGTAGATCGCCAGGTGATGCGGATACCTGTGCGCGTGGGCCGTCGTCAGGCGGGGGATGATCTCCCGGCCCAGCTTTCGGGAACGCAGGACGAGCCGCCCATCGCGAACGGAGACCAGGAGATCTCCCAACGGAATCTGGGCTTCAGGCGGCACCGCGGAACGCCCAAGGTAGGGAATCTCGTAGGCCCGGAGCGCGGGACGCGTGAGGACGTTGCCCACCCGGCCCGCGGGGACGTGGACGACCTCGGCGAAGAGGGCATCGGGCCGCAGCGCCTCCTCGAGGCGCAGGTGGTGGCGCACGGCGGCGCCGAGCGCCTCGTCGCCATGGCAGAAGCGCCCGAGGAGCCTCACTCCCGAAGGCCCGTCCACCATCCGGACCAGCAGCGAGAAGTCTCCTCGCCGGAGGCTCTCCTCCGACGCGGCCCCCAGCGTCGCCATCGCGAAGAAGGTATCCGGCAGCGGCAGCGGCTCCGGGACCGAGAGCGCCTCGATGTCCTTGTCCGTCAGCTCCAGCACCCGGCCGCCGGCCCGGACCACCTGCTGGACCCGGTCCAGGAGCAGATCCCCGGCGCGTGACCACTCCGGCGTGTCCTCGGGAGCGCCAGGGAAGACCAGTCCCTTGAGCAGGGGAGAGCAGCTGGCCTCGGGGCCGCTCGCGGCCTCGAAGCCAACTCCCACGTCCTCGTCGAGCGCCTCGGCCAGCGGAACCTCCTGCTGCTCGTAGCGTCGCAGGAAGTCCTCCTTGAACTTCTGGAGGGGATTGCGCCGCGGCGGGGTGATGCGATGGAGGAGCGCCACGGCCGAGCGCAGCGCGTCCATCACCTCCCGCCCGAGCGTTGCCTCGACCACGGGCTTGAAGAGGTCGACCTGGACGAGCCTGGAAAGCTCCGGCGGTGGCAGCAGCGCTTCCACACACGACGCGACGGCTTGGTAGCGCGACTCCGGCTGTCCAAGCCCCGCGGCATCGAGTCCGGCAAGCAGCCCATGGACCCGCTCCAGCTGCCCGGCCTGCGGGGCCGTGGACGGGTGGCTCCCAAGCTGCGTGATGGCTTCCCGCAGCGGATCCGGCTGCGTCACGGCCGGGGCGAACTCCGACACCAGCACCTGGAGGGTGACGAGCTCGTCGATGTACTCGCCCGCTTCGGTGACGCTGACATCCCCCTCTCTCTCGGCCAGGGCCTGGGCCAGCTCCTCGCGACGCGCTCCTTGCCGGGCACGCTCCAGGACGAACTCGAGATAGGGGGTCGCCTCCACCGAGGCGAGCGAATAGG
This DNA window, taken from Corallococcus coralloides DSM 2259, encodes the following:
- a CDS encoding lantibiotic dehydratase, yielding MMDRFASEPPRRASTDFFVLRTPLLPLHLFSEWAAGVELSQLDASLPWAERIEAARSRLRSRLRELLELPEVHEALLVASSNLVSGLEHWLRTPDGPSGSKVERALVRYLARMTGRATPFGLFAGCSVGQPGRETRLSLQGREAYQRQTRLDMDYLASLLNALQRQGEVRHPPRYLPNSSLYRIAGRFRYVESSQQGAERAYSLASVEATPYLEFVLERARQGARREELAQALAEREGDVSVTEAGEYIDELVTLQVLVSEFAPAVTQPDPLREAITQLGSHPSTAPQAGQLERVHGLLAGLDAAGLGQPESRYQAVASCVEALLPPPELSRLVQVDLFKPVVEATLGREVMDALRSAVALLHRITPPRRNPLQKFKEDFLRRYEQQEVPLAEALDEDVGVGFEAASGPEASCSPLLKGLVFPGAPEDTPEWSRAGDLLLDRVQQVVRAGGRVLELTDKDIEALSVPEPLPLPDTFFAMATLGAASEESLRRGDFSLLVRMVDGPSGVRLLGRFCHGDEALGAAVRHHLRLEEALRPDALFAEVVHVPAGRVGNVLTRPALRAYEIPYLGRSAVPPEAQIPLGDLLVSVRDGRLVLRSRKLGREIIPRLTTAHAHRYPHHLAIYRFLGALQSEGHAGGLAWRWGALEGAPFLPRVVAGRVVLARARWLLRANVLEALAQGPTHEQARRMLELRTQLGLPRFVLLADGDNELPVDLENVLCVESFVALAARRRAVSLTEMWPAPEALCVRGPEGAYVHELIIPFVNREAERKEASPRPPSSLPAGRRSFPPGSEWLYARLHVGSGLADRLLLEDVAPVVRALMASGSADQWHFLRYSDPEHHLRLRLHGPPDALLREALPRLHDALAPLLQEGRLKRFQLDTYVRELERYGGSEGMRLAEAFFHIDSEAVLATLEALEGLDGDARWQCALAGMDLLLSDFGFDLDGKHRIASRLRTAYAQEHGAGKRLETQLSRLARQHRPLLEPLLTGQGSPGSALPSGFTALLRRSERLVPVLSRLRELERSGGLSQGIDALAASYLHLHVNRMLRDAPRAHEFVLFDLLERLYASFRARRSRLEPMARTDKERLG